The region CATTGGGGATTTAAGGAGGGGCGTGAATTCCTGTCCGTAACTATGAAAAAGGGAAAAGACTCATAAAGGCGATAATAAGGGATGTGTAGGGCTTATCTACCGCCTTTAGAGTGCCTTCTTTCCCTTATACCGAGTTATATCACTTTAGTTGTCCAATGTTCGCAATTCCATACGTCAGTGACAACGTCCTGATAAAACTCCGGTTCGTGGCAGATCAGTAGCATCCCGCCTTTATATGCCTTAAGGGCACGTTTTAACTCCTCTTTCGCGTCCACATCTAAATGGTTTGTCGGCTCATCCAAGAGTAGGATGTTCGTTTCTTTATTCATTAATTTACACAGTCGGACCTTGGCTTTTTCTCCACCACTTAAGACGACGACTTTACTCTCGATGTGCTTCGTCGTCAATCCGCACTTAGCAAGGGCTGCTCTGACCTCAAACTGAGTATATGACGGAAACGACTCCCAAACCTCCTCAATACACGTACGATTCGTGTCTGCAGGCTCTTGCTCAAAATATCCGATCTCTAGGTAATCGCCTTGCTCGACATGTCCAGAGAGGGGTGGGTTAAGCCCTAAAATGCTCTTGAGTAGAGTGGTTTTACCTATACCATTTGCACCAGTCAAGGCGATCTTTTCGCCACGCTCCATGCGAAGGTTAAGCGGCTTAGAAAGTGGCTCATCATAACCGATGACAAGATCCTGCGTTTCAAAGACGAGTTTACCTGTCGCCCGTGCGGGTTGAAAGTGGAACTGAGGTTTCGGCTTTTCCTTCGTCAGTTCAATTTTCTCCATCTTATCTAGCTTTTTTTGTCTCGACATGGCCATATTTCTCGTCGCCACGCGCGCTTTGTTTCGAGCAACAAAATCCTTCAATTCAGAGATTTCCTGCTGTTGCTTTTTATACGCTGCTTCTCGTTGTTGTTTCTTCATTTCATACACTTCTAGGAATTGATCGTAATCCCCCACATAGCGATTTAGCTCTTGATTCTCCATGTGATAGATAAGGTTAATGACACTATTTAAGAAAGGTATGTCATGTGAAATGAGGATGAAGGCGTTATCGTACTCCTGTAGGTAGCGTTTCAGCCATTCAATATGCTGCTCATCAAGATAGTTAGTCGGCTCATCGAGTAAGAGAATATCTGGCTTTTCTAAGAGGAGCTTGGCCAGTAAAATTTTCGTTCGTTGTCCGCCACTCAGATCCTGTACATCGCGGTCTAAACCAATCTCATGTATCCCCAAGCCACGACTGATTTCTTCAACCTTGGCCTCAATGATATAAAAATCGTTATTGGTCAGCATCTCCTGAATGGTGCCTGTCTCTTCCAACATGCTCTCCATTTCTTCTGGGGAAACCTCAGCCATTTGGTTAAAAATGTCGTTCATGCGTTTTTCTAGATCATAGAGGTATTGAAAGGCACTCTTTAGAACGTCGCGAATGGTCATCCCTTTTTCTAATACGGTATGCTGGTCGAGGTAACCGATGCGAACATTTTTGGACCAAGAGATGGTTCCCTCGTCTGGTTCAAGTTTTCCCGTAATAATATCCATAAACGTGGATTTGCCCTCGCCGTTTGCACCGACGAGCCCAATATGCTCTCCCTTAAGCAGACGGAAGGACACATCGTTGAAAATGGCGCGGTCACCAAACCCATGGCTTAAGTTCTTTACTGTTAAAATACTCATATATCTAACACCTTTTCATTTTTAAAATTGTAAAGGAATAGGGCGATGCCCATTCTAGTAAAAATGAGACCCACGAACGATTATAACTTATTGGGGGTCATAATCATAGGGGGCGGGATCATATAGGAGAAAAGCTGGTGAGCCATTTTTTAGTCATCACACTTTCTTTCTCGTAACGGTTTTTTAATCATTGGCCGTTAATGGAATGAGATGACAACTTTAGGGGAAAATATAGCCAACTAAAGCCAGCCAAAGCACCATATAGAAATGGACGTGATTTTCTCATCATGAAATAAAGAAGGAGTGTATGCCTGTGGTTTACAAATTACTTTTCACCTTGGTGTTCCTTTTTGTTCAAGTGTTGTCCCCCTTAGGAACAGCAGTAGCCAAAGGTGATGATTCTGAACTCAAAGCCGCTTTCGTCCGTGATCAGGATTTATGGCTGAAGATAGGGAAGCAGGAGACAATGTTAACGGAAGGTGATAACGTCCGCTATCCGCAATGGTCTACAGACGGACAATGGCTTGCTTTTGAGAAAGTCCTTGATAATCAAAAGAGTGAACTTTGGGTTTATGATTTAGACGCACAAGTAACATACAAGATAGCAGACACGACTTTTCCAATTTATCGTTGGTCTCAACATGAGAATGAATTGGCCTACCTAGACCAATCCGTTTTGAAAGTCGTGAGCATGGATGACGTTTTTGAAGGAAAGGAAGGTCACATCGTACTTAGAGGTGTAGGTCAATATGCATGGTTACCAAACGGGAGCGGTTTTCTTGTTTCAACTGAAGCAAACCCCACGGATGAGGGGTGGGGAGATATAGAACTTCTCACTGTCTCAAAACAGGAGCAGGAGGCTAATCAGACCACGCATCTGTATACCTTACCGAGTCAAACTGAAGACTACTTTGTTATTTCCACAAGTGGGTTCAAATGGTCGCCAGATTTGAAATGGATCGCCTTTATTGGTCGACCCACAGCTTCTCTCTCAGCTGACGGAAATACACTATTTGCTTTGTCCGCTGATGGCCAAGAACTCTTAAAGCTAGGCGATATGCTCAACAATGAAAACTGGTTTCAATGGGGCCCGACGAAGCATCAGTTAGCCTTTATCGAAGGAACAGGGCGTATGGCGACACAAAACAAAAATTTGACCCTACACCCCTTTTCCTGGTGGACGAATAAAGGAAAAGATCTCACACCGGCGGGGGATGTAGACTGGGACTTTGACTGGAAAGACGAGCGTACCATTACGGTGTCTAGAGCAGAGGAAAGCAGATGGGAAGAAGATGAATCTCAACGTCCGTTTCCTGTCTTAGTACAGGTGGACACCAAACGCAAGAAAGGACAGTCAATCACTTCACCGATGAGAGGGTTTGGTGATTTTTATCCGCAACATATTCAATCTCTAGACACGTTAACGTGGGTGAGAAGTGATCGATATTCGGCAGAAGTATGGCGTGGCCGCTCAGACGGATCACAAGCGAGAAAATGGATCAATGATATCGACTTAGGATCTAACTATTACGAACGCTGGGATTGGCGTACAGTACTCAGCGTATACCAACCGTCCGATACAGCATTCGACAAGAAGTGATGGGGTCCTAAACAGTTAGATAAATTTTATGCCACAAACTGTGACAGTATCAGCGCTTGGTCTGCTATACACTCATATTTAGATGCGAAACTTTAGCGTATCTAAATATGAGTGATGGGAGAGTGACTTATGAGAAAGACAGTGTTAAGTCTTGCAACGGCCACTGCCCTTGCAGTTTCATCCGTTATGGTACCTGCTGCTGTTTCTGTACATGCTGTAGGGAACGGACCGAATTACAATGGAAACGAGACGATCAAGAATGAACGCCTACATAGTTATGAGGACATGGTTCAGTTTTTGGAGTCAGTGGACAAGCAAGCAGAACATCTTACGGTGGAAACGTACGGTCAATCCGTTCAAGGTAGGGATCTATTTCTGGTCAAGTTTGGGAATAATCCAGATCGACCTACGATTGTCATCCTGACTCAACAGCATGGTAACGAAGCTTTAGTCACAGAGGCGGCCCTCCGCGTGATTCAACAGTTGTCTACCAATAGTCAAAAGGTAAGGGAGCTACAGGAGCAAGTCAATGTTATATTCATCCCTCGCCTTAACGTAGACGGTGCAGAAGGAGACGTCAATTTTGATATATCCCATTATGAAGGTGGGGGACAAGCGACACGGTATAATGCGAATGAAGCAGACTTAAATCGAGATCACAACTCGTTAGCACAACCGGAAACTAGAGCTTTACATGAAGAAGTCCTGCAACAATATGACATCGATTATTTGATTGATTTCCATCATCAAGGGACGCAAAGTGCCATCAACGATGAGTACGTGTCAGGCTCTATTCTCTACCCAACGAATCCCCAGGTAGACCCAGCGGTGGCTCACATGTCTAAGCAGTTGGGCGCAGTGGTTTATGATGCTGTTGAAGAGAAAGGGTATGGTACGCTAGGAAAGTATCGTGGTGGAACAGCCAACACCATTGCTCGTAACGGACTAGCACATGACTACGACATTTCGACGCTTCTATTTGAGATGAGGGGAATGTCCGACCATTCCTATGAACCGTACGTATTAGGACAAAAGAGTAACGGCTATATTATCCAACAAGGGGTTGTGGCGATGGAGGCAGCTATAGAAGCCATTGCTGACGATTCCATAACAGAAGCAGACACAAGTTTTTGGGAGACGTTACCGTATCAGGGCACTAAAGGAGAAGAATAGCATAAGTTAATAAGCTAAGCGGCCTAAAGCGACCAAAAAAGTACAAGTCATCCGTAAGTTAAGCTCTCGTGTCAAAATGATCTTGTTCTTCGACAGTTTACGTCTAGACAAAATAACACACTAAATAAAAAGCAGACAAAATGGCCAACATTTTGTCTGCTTTTTTAAGTGCCTATATGAAATCAGACTTGCGGAATAATGGGATGTGTTAGAGGGTTTATCTTCCGCCTTTTATGAAGGCCCTCTTTCCCCTCATGGTATCAATAAAAAGAAGGGCCTGAGTAAGAGTGGCCGTAAGCACGTCTCCCAATATCGCATTAAAACGAGTAAAATGTCTAGGTTACATTTACTCTCGATATAACGGGAATATCGTCGTAAACGTAGTGCCTTCATTTACTTTACTTTTCACCTCGACTTGACCATCATGATTTTCGATGATGTTAAAGCTCACCATGAGCCCAAGGCCAGTCCCTTTTTCCTTCGTTGTGTAGAATGGCTGACCAATACGTTCAAGCTTTTCCTCCGGTATACCTGACCCTTGGTCAATGACTTGAACAACAGCTTGGTCCTCGTCTTTATACGCTTTGATCTTGATTTCCCCGCCTTGTGGCATCGCCTCAATAGCGTTTTTAATAAAATTAATAAACACTTGCTTAATTTGGTTTTCGTCGCACATAATGTACAGCGGTTCTTGTTCATGTTCATATGTCATTAAGATATTGTTCAGGTTAGCTTGGGATTCCAACAGTGTGACGACTTGTTGTATCACCCTTTGAACGTCCTTCTGATTGTAATTCACCGTTTGGGGCTTGGAAAGCATCAACAATTCGCTAACGATAAACTCCATACGGCTGATCTCCGAATGGATAATATCAAAGTATTTAGCGTCAGTCGTCGGTCTAATCAAAGTCATGAAGCCTTTAATCGCCGTGAGCGGATTCCTGATCTCATGTGCAATTCCGGCAGCAAGTTCTCCTGCCACAGACAGCTTCTCTGACTTATTCAGATAGGCCTCCGCTTCTTTGCGCTCCGTTATGTCTCGGAATGTGACCACTGTACCAACAATCATCCCCAGTTTCATGATTGGCGTACACGTGTAGTCAACTGGAAAGGAATACCCGTCCTTCTTCCAAAAAAGGTCATCCTTACAGTGGATTACTTTTCCCGTTTCCATGGATTGGCGTATAGGAGAGCCTTGCCCTTGAAAAGGGTTATCCAGCTGTGAGTCACGTCTGATCAGTTCCGGGATACGCCGTCCAAGGACTTCCTCTTTTTTGTAACCTGTCATTCTTTCAGTAGCAGGATTCCAGAATGTCACGTTAAGATCTAAATCCAAACCGAATACACCTTCATACATCGCATTAAGTATGAGCGTGTGTTCATCATTCAGTTTTCTTAAGGCCTCTTCAGACTTAACGGACGCCGTTTTATCTTTACCAATTAAGAATATCCCCTTCAAATTCTCCTCGATCATGAAAGGGTAAGTGGTCACTTTTAAATAAATCATATCCCCGCGTGTGTGCTTCGCCCGAATGCTAACCTCACTAGACATGCCTTTTAGGGATTGGTAAAAGGAGTACTCGAATGAAGCCAAGTCATCTGGCAAAAGCATGTCGGCCAAACGTTTCTTTTTAATCTCATGCTTGGAAAGCCCCAGAGTACGATAGCCGGCAGGGTTGGAGTGAATCACTTCTCCAACTGGATTCAAAATAAGGATCATCTCTGGGCTATTTTGATATAGAGAACGATACCGTTCCTGCGACTCCTTTATCCTGCGATCAAAGAAGATCGTAAGGATAAAGGTCCCCAATATAAAGCATGTGGTTAAGGCAATACTCAAGCCTAATATTTGTGTATTAATAGAATACGTACTTTCACTACTGACATGTCCTTCCTCTAGCCAAAAGGTTGTCCCTAACATGCCAATATAGTGCACCCCACAAATGGCAATACCCATAAGGAACGCACTCACGACCTTATAAGTGTCGAATCTCGAATGAGACTTTCTGAGCCAAAAAGCCAGATAAAAGGCTACCAAGGCATCGATTGAGGAAGCCAAAAAAGATAGAAATACATAAGGTGCTGAGAAATGCATGACCATGTTGGCATCTATCTGCATCGCTCGCATACCGATAAAGTGCATCAACGTGAGTCCGAGACCTAATATAAAGGCACCGATAGCTAAACGTTTTGCATTTATAACTGAATAAGCGCATATGTAAAGTGATAGGAGAGAAGACAAGATCGCAAATAAAATAGATATAACCACGTAGGTTAGGTCATAGCTTACTTGAACTTGGGCGTCTAAATGAAAAGCGAGCATGGAGATGAAATGCATCGCCCATACCCCTGTACCCAAGCACACACCTGCGGCAATGAGCCAAAAGTAATTACGATAGACGTATAATCGACCAATCAAACTTAACGCAGTGTAAGCGGCCAGTGTTGCAATAAGGTACGATAAAAGCACAAGGGAGTAGTCATAACTACCAGTGACTTGGTCCATTGTCAATCCTCCTAGTTCGATTCTTTATATCACGATTGGATTGGAAAAAATTACGTCCCTTCTTAGTTTGGCGATTTACAATAAAAATGTCTAGTAAGATTGAGGATTTTATGTAAAAAAATATTAAAATAATAGCACAAATGATAGAATGATGCTTACTTTTTGGCAATTTGTTAACGGTAACAGGGTTAGGATAAAAAAGATAGAAGATATAGAATAGGAGATGCCAATTTATGACATGTTGTAGGATTTAAACCGTAGTATGTCACTACCATGTGAATAGTATAGGGGGGACCAAAGTGAGTATACTTCTAACGCCTGTTAAAATTGGAGGTTTGACCTTGGGCAACCGCGTGATGATGGGCGCGATGCACCTAGGTCTAGAAGGAAGGCAGAATGCGGAGGAGGATTTGATTCGTTTCTACACAGAAAGGTTAAAATATGTTGGCCCCGGACTCATTGTGACCGGTGGTGTATCAGTATCACCAGAAGGTGAAGGGGGAGCACATTTTTTAGGTTTCTATCGTGAAGAGGATCGAAGTCGTTTGAAAAGGTTAACTGAGCGTATTCATGAGTCGGGCGGCCAAGTTGCAGCGCAGCTTTTTCACGCAGGCCGTTACGCTTATCCGGATTTATCAGGAGAAGAAGCTGTTGCTCCGAGTGCTATACGTTCTCCAATACATCAACACACCCCGCGTGCACTCACAGCGGAAGACATCCGACACCTTATTCATTGTTTTGCAGATAGCGCTAAACAAGCCCAAAACCTTGGGTTTGATGCCGTTGAAATTATGGGGTCTGAAGGCTATCTGATTAACCAATTTTTATCTCCAGTAACCAATAAGCGTGATGATGAATGGGGTGGCGACTTTGATAGACGAATGCATTTCGCTATAGAAATCGTTCGTCATATACGCAAACGTGTCGGACTTAATTACCCAGTGATATTCAGGCTGTCTGGAGCCGATCTGGTAGATAACAGTACTTCAGAAGAGGAAACGGTACAGTTCGCCAAACGCTTAGAGGCTAATGGCGTAGACGCCGTTAATATCGGGATTGGCTGGCACGAGTCAAAGGTGCCGACAATTTCCATGATGGTGCCTAGAGGAGGTTTCATTGAAGTCGCCAGAAAGATAAAAAATAACGTATCAATCCCTGTCATCGGTAGTAATAGAATCAATGATCCTCAGCTCGCAAATACACTCATCCTACAAGGGCATTGTGATCTTGTCTCTATGGCTCGACCATTTCTAGCGGATCCTCATATTTTGCACAAAGCATCTAGGGGAGAGTATGAAGCGATTAACACGTGCATTGCCTGTAACCAGGCTTGCTTAGATCATGTGTTTGAAGGCAAAACGGCCTCTTGTTTGGTTAATCCACGAGCCGGAAGAGAGGCTAAATGGCATCTTACGCCTCCTAGCGCACATGACCGCAAAAAAGTGCTGGTCATCGGTGGTGGACCAGCAGGGTTAGAGGCCGCCAGATCCTTAGCAGAAAAAGGGGAAGATGTTCACCTTTTTGAAGAAAGAGATCAATTGGGCGGCCAACTTCATTACGCGAAGCAAATCCCTGATAAATCAGAATTCAATGAAACGTTACGCTACTATGCCCATGAGCTTACGCGTTTAGGTGTATCCGTACATTTGAATACGAAGCTGAATATAGAACAGATGAGAGCATTTGAGCCCGACCTGATCGTGAACGCTACTGGGGTGAAACCCCGTATCCCTAAGATTCCAGGTGTAGAGCTACCACATGTTTATACCTACCCTCAAATTTTTGATCAGAATGTCCAGTTAGGACATAAGATCGTGATTATAGGTGCAGGGGGTGTCGGTTGTGACGTCGCCCATTATCTGTTGGAAAAAGGAGAATACAACATCACCATGTTACGCCGTAAAGGAAAAATGGGAGAGGGATTAGGTAAGACCACCCGATGGGCATTGATTAGCAAGCTCATACAAAACGGACTACAATTTATGTCAGACCTCAGTTACGAAAGCATTACACATGATGGGGTGGTCATCCGTCAGGAGCATAAAGAGGCCCCCACATTCATGACCATTCCAGCAAATCATATCATTCTCGCGACCGGCCAAGAGCCTCACACCGTTCCGGATCTCCTACAACTTCAAAAAGAAGGATTTAATATGATAACGATAGGCGGTGCCAAACGAGCAGGTGAATTAGATGCCAAACGGGCCATATATGAAGGCGCCAGAATAGCATATGAAACAATCGAGACAAGTAACATTAGTGGTATGAAGCGTCCTTGAGAGGGCGTTTATTTTTTTTTGTCAATTTCCAAATTCTTGTTGCTTTTTGCTCCACTTTCACATAATATAAAATTTTAGAGTAAATTAAATTACTCTAAAAAGTAAAATAGAGGTGGTAATATGAGTGATGAACTCAAGTTAGACGTGGCCTTACTCCGACGTAAAGTTCCTAATCTCACAACAGCAGCTCGTTCGGTAGGACTTCGACCTGCTACAGTATCTAACCTATGTACCGGAAAAATACCTGTAGGTCGAGCAGAGGTACGTACATTAGTTGCACTCGCCTCTTTAGCCGGTTGTAAAGTGGATGATTTATTAATTAAAGGGAGTGGTGTAGGGATGATTGAAACGGGAATTAAAGTATTGGATCTGTTTGCACCATTAGTCAGAGGAGGGACGGTTGGGTTTGTAGCTCGTCCAGGCATGGGGCAATTCGTCCTTCTTCCAGAAATTTTTTATCGTTTGAAGCAACGTGGCTTCGTGACGGTTTATGTCAAACCTGAACGAGAATTACAAGGGAGTGAAGAGATCTACACTGAGACGGATGTCATCTGTCAAAATGTCCAAGAGGCCTGTGAGCAGATTGAGACACTAAGGATAGATAAAGATGTCATTTTATGTATTGATCGGAGTGTGGTTCTATCGGGAGAATTATTTGATATCCAAGACCAATTACACGATCCTGGTGCTAGACCTGTCACCTATGCCATCGTAGATTTTCAAGGGGAATCCGTTGAAGAAGACGCACCGTACGGTCCACTTGAGACGTTGTGGCGCTTCGACATGGAGTTAGTGACACGCAAGATGTACCCTGCTATTGACCCCGTGATGTCAACCTCAACGATTCTTGAAGGTGCACACCTTGAAACCACTCATCTTACAGTACAACAGAAGGCTAAGAAAATGTTACGTCGTTATCGTGAGTTAAGACATATTGTTAACGCGTGGGGGATTGAAAAACTACCTGATACAGATAAAACCATCTATCATAGGGGAGAGAAACTAGAAGCTTTTCTGACTCAGCCTTTCTATGTGGCAGAAGCATATACGAAGAAGAAAGGGGAATGGCTCAAAGTTAGTGAGACATTAGAGGATATTCGTCTCATCATTGATGGTAAAGCGGACGAGAGCCCATTAGAGAAGCTCCAGTATCTGGGACGGTTGAATGAAGTAAGCCGTTGATGTGAAAGAGAGTTTGAATCAGACTAAGGATGAGGGAACGATGATTGGAGAACGTAAAAAAGGAAGCTGCACCGTTCGATGCAGTTTCCTTTTTTTATGAGGCTTATGACATTTGTAATTGGCCTTCTTTAATCTCTTCAATATAATGACATGCTGCGAGATGGTTATCTTTCATGTGTCCCTCTTGGTGAAGCACAGGTTCTTCTTCACGACACTTATCCGTTGCGAAAGGACAGCGTGTGTGGAAGCGGCAGCCTGTTGGAGGGTTAATCGGTGAAGGAACATCGCCAGTTAACGTAATGCGTTCCTTCTTAACCTTAGGATTCGGTACAGGGATGGCAGATAACAGTGCTTTCGTATAAGGGTGTTGCGGATTCTCGAATAAAGATTTTTTATCTGCAATCTCCACGATTTTACCGAGATACATGACAATAATCCGATCTGAGATATGACGAACCACGCCAAGGTCATGCGCGATGAAAAGATAAGTGAGATTGAACTTATTTTGCAACTGCTTCAGCAGGTTAATCACTTGTGCTTGGATAGATACATCTAGAGCAGAGACAGCTTCATCACATACGATGAGCTTCGGGTTAACCGATAGGGCACGTGCGATACCGACACGCTGACGTTGTCCCCCACTAAATTCGTGAGGATAACGGTCGATTTGATGTGAACCTAATCCTACAATGTCCATCAACTCTCGAATCTTATCTTCTCGTTGATCCTTTGGGACCACTTGTTGGATTTCGAGCGCTTCGTCTAATATTTGACGGATGGTTTGTCTAGGGTTAAGTGAAGCGTATGGGTCCTGGAAAATGATCTGTAGATCTTTTCTCATCTTTCTCATTTCATTTTTATTGAGTGCGAGCAAGTCCTCGCCGTCAAATGTCACTTCACCATCCGTTGGTTCATCTAGTCTTAAGATGGCACGCCCTGTTGTAGACTTACCACATCCAGACTCACCGACGATACTGACTGTTTCTCCTTCGTGTATTGTGAAGGTGACATCATCGACCGCTTTAACATGATTAACCGTTCTTCCAAGGTATCCCCCTTTGATAGGGAAGTATTGCTTAAGATTCTTAACTTTCAGTAATTCCTTCTGCATACTGCACCTTCACCTCCGTTTCTTCATCCCATTCATCTGTATAGATCCAACAACGTACTTGATTACCGTCTTCAAGGTCCTGTAGTTCAGGTAAACTTTGATGACAGATGTCTTTTGCATAAGGGCAGCGTGGTGCAAAACGACAACCTTCTGGCATCTCTTTCGGACTAGGTACCGTTCCTTGAATGACAGCTAACTCTCCATCGATGTCAATATCATGACGAGGGAGGGAGTTAAATAAACCGACTGTATAAGGATGCTTTGGTTTAGCGAATAGCGTATTAATGTCAGCAAATTCAACCACTTTACCAGCGTACATCACGGCGACATGATCACAAGTTTCAGCTACGACACCAAGGTCGTGCGTAATCATAATAATGGACATCCCTAACTCATTCTGTAACTTGTTCATCAACTCTAGAATCTGTGCTTGAATTGTCACGTCTAGGGCTGTGGTTGGTTCGTCAGCGATGAGTAACTCGGGATCACAAGCGAGCGCAATGGCAATCATCACACGTTGACGCATCCCTCCTGACAATTCATGTGGGTATTGATGTACTCTGCTTTCCGGGGAAGGAATGCCGACGAGCTTGAGCATTTCAACAGACGATTCCAAAGCTTTCTTCTTACTGAAGCCTCTATGCACCTGATAAGCTT is a window of Caldalkalibacillus salinus DNA encoding:
- a CDS encoding ABC-F family ATP-binding cassette domain-containing protein, translating into MSILTVKNLSHGFGDRAIFNDVSFRLLKGEHIGLVGANGEGKSTFMDIITGKLEPDEGTISWSKNVRIGYLDQHTVLEKGMTIRDVLKSAFQYLYDLEKRMNDIFNQMAEVSPEEMESMLEETGTIQEMLTNNDFYIIEAKVEEISRGLGIHEIGLDRDVQDLSGGQRTKILLAKLLLEKPDILLLDEPTNYLDEQHIEWLKRYLQEYDNAFILISHDIPFLNSVINLIYHMENQELNRYVGDYDQFLEVYEMKKQQREAAYKKQQQEISELKDFVARNKARVATRNMAMSRQKKLDKMEKIELTKEKPKPQFHFQPARATGKLVFETQDLVIGYDEPLSKPLNLRMERGEKIALTGANGIGKTTLLKSILGLNPPLSGHVEQGDYLEIGYFEQEPADTNRTCIEEVWESFPSYTQFEVRAALAKCGLTTKHIESKVVVLSGGEKAKVRLCKLMNKETNILLLDEPTNHLDVDAKEELKRALKAYKGGMLLICHEPEFYQDVVTDVWNCEHWTTKVI
- a CDS encoding TolB family protein, translating into MVYKLLFTLVFLFVQVLSPLGTAVAKGDDSELKAAFVRDQDLWLKIGKQETMLTEGDNVRYPQWSTDGQWLAFEKVLDNQKSELWVYDLDAQVTYKIADTTFPIYRWSQHENELAYLDQSVLKVVSMDDVFEGKEGHIVLRGVGQYAWLPNGSGFLVSTEANPTDEGWGDIELLTVSKQEQEANQTTHLYTLPSQTEDYFVISTSGFKWSPDLKWIAFIGRPTASLSADGNTLFALSADGQELLKLGDMLNNENWFQWGPTKHQLAFIEGTGRMATQNKNLTLHPFSWWTNKGKDLTPAGDVDWDFDWKDERTITVSRAEESRWEEDESQRPFPVLVQVDTKRKKGQSITSPMRGFGDFYPQHIQSLDTLTWVRSDRYSAEVWRGRSDGSQARKWINDIDLGSNYYERWDWRTVLSVYQPSDTAFDKK
- a CDS encoding M14 family zinc carboxypeptidase; the encoded protein is MRKTVLSLATATALAVSSVMVPAAVSVHAVGNGPNYNGNETIKNERLHSYEDMVQFLESVDKQAEHLTVETYGQSVQGRDLFLVKFGNNPDRPTIVILTQQHGNEALVTEAALRVIQQLSTNSQKVRELQEQVNVIFIPRLNVDGAEGDVNFDISHYEGGGQATRYNANEADLNRDHNSLAQPETRALHEEVLQQYDIDYLIDFHHQGTQSAINDEYVSGSILYPTNPQVDPAVAHMSKQLGAVVYDAVEEKGYGTLGKYRGGTANTIARNGLAHDYDISTLLFEMRGMSDHSYEPYVLGQKSNGYIIQQGVVAMEAAIEAIADDSITEADTSFWETLPYQGTKGEE
- a CDS encoding MHYT domain-containing protein is translated as MDQVTGSYDYSLVLLSYLIATLAAYTALSLIGRLYVYRNYFWLIAAGVCLGTGVWAMHFISMLAFHLDAQVQVSYDLTYVVISILFAILSSLLSLYICAYSVINAKRLAIGAFILGLGLTLMHFIGMRAMQIDANMVMHFSAPYVFLSFLASSIDALVAFYLAFWLRKSHSRFDTYKVVSAFLMGIAICGVHYIGMLGTTFWLEEGHVSSESTYSINTQILGLSIALTTCFILGTFILTIFFDRRIKESQERYRSLYQNSPEMILILNPVGEVIHSNPAGYRTLGLSKHEIKKKRLADMLLPDDLASFEYSFYQSLKGMSSEVSIRAKHTRGDMIYLKVTTYPFMIEENLKGIFLIGKDKTASVKSEEALRKLNDEHTLILNAMYEGVFGLDLDLNVTFWNPATERMTGYKKEEVLGRRIPELIRRDSQLDNPFQGQGSPIRQSMETGKVIHCKDDLFWKKDGYSFPVDYTCTPIMKLGMIVGTVVTFRDITERKEAEAYLNKSEKLSVAGELAAGIAHEIRNPLTAIKGFMTLIRPTTDAKYFDIIHSEISRMEFIVSELLMLSKPQTVNYNQKDVQRVIQQVVTLLESQANLNNILMTYEHEQEPLYIMCDENQIKQVFINFIKNAIEAMPQGGEIKIKAYKDEDQAVVQVIDQGSGIPEEKLERIGQPFYTTKEKGTGLGLMVSFNIIENHDGQVEVKSKVNEGTTFTTIFPLYRE
- a CDS encoding FAD-dependent oxidoreductase, which codes for MSILLTPVKIGGLTLGNRVMMGAMHLGLEGRQNAEEDLIRFYTERLKYVGPGLIVTGGVSVSPEGEGGAHFLGFYREEDRSRLKRLTERIHESGGQVAAQLFHAGRYAYPDLSGEEAVAPSAIRSPIHQHTPRALTAEDIRHLIHCFADSAKQAQNLGFDAVEIMGSEGYLINQFLSPVTNKRDDEWGGDFDRRMHFAIEIVRHIRKRVGLNYPVIFRLSGADLVDNSTSEEETVQFAKRLEANGVDAVNIGIGWHESKVPTISMMVPRGGFIEVARKIKNNVSIPVIGSNRINDPQLANTLILQGHCDLVSMARPFLADPHILHKASRGEYEAINTCIACNQACLDHVFEGKTASCLVNPRAGREAKWHLTPPSAHDRKKVLVIGGGPAGLEAARSLAEKGEDVHLFEERDQLGGQLHYAKQIPDKSEFNETLRYYAHELTRLGVSVHLNTKLNIEQMRAFEPDLIVNATGVKPRIPKIPGVELPHVYTYPQIFDQNVQLGHKIVIIGAGGVGCDVAHYLLEKGEYNITMLRRKGKMGEGLGKTTRWALISKLIQNGLQFMSDLSYESITHDGVVIRQEHKEAPTFMTIPANHIILATGQEPHTVPDLLQLQKEGFNMITIGGAKRAGELDAKRAIYEGARIAYETIETSNISGMKRP
- a CDS encoding helix-turn-helix domain-containing protein, translated to MSDELKLDVALLRRKVPNLTTAARSVGLRPATVSNLCTGKIPVGRAEVRTLVALASLAGCKVDDLLIKGSGVGMIETGIKVLDLFAPLVRGGTVGFVARPGMGQFVLLPEIFYRLKQRGFVTVYVKPERELQGSEEIYTETDVICQNVQEACEQIETLRIDKDVILCIDRSVVLSGELFDIQDQLHDPGARPVTYAIVDFQGESVEEDAPYGPLETLWRFDMELVTRKMYPAIDPVMSTSTILEGAHLETTHLTVQQKAKKMLRRYRELRHIVNAWGIEKLPDTDKTIYHRGEKLEAFLTQPFYVAEAYTKKKGEWLKVSETLEDIRLIIDGKADESPLEKLQYLGRLNEVSR
- a CDS encoding ABC transporter ATP-binding protein encodes the protein MQKELLKVKNLKQYFPIKGGYLGRTVNHVKAVDDVTFTIHEGETVSIVGESGCGKSTTGRAILRLDEPTDGEVTFDGEDLLALNKNEMRKMRKDLQIIFQDPYASLNPRQTIRQILDEALEIQQVVPKDQREDKIRELMDIVGLGSHQIDRYPHEFSGGQRQRVGIARALSVNPKLIVCDEAVSALDVSIQAQVINLLKQLQNKFNLTYLFIAHDLGVVRHISDRIIVMYLGKIVEIADKKSLFENPQHPYTKALLSAIPVPNPKVKKERITLTGDVPSPINPPTGCRFHTRCPFATDKCREEEPVLHQEGHMKDNHLAACHYIEEIKEGQLQMS